The Listeria monocytogenes genome window below encodes:
- a CDS encoding heavy metal translocating P-type ATPase, translated as MSDKYVRQDLNVFGMTCAACSTRIEKSLNKAEGVEKANVNLVTENAAVYYDPEVTSTEDLIKVVKHAGYDAAEKMSKEEKDAVLEKNFKKEVRRFILSAVLSLPLLLTMVTHIPYIHEMAFAETIGNWINPTIQLILATIVQFYIGWRFYDGAYKALRGKSANMDVLVALGTSAAYFYSVVEYIRHMIDPSLMPHYYFETSAVLITLILLGKLLESYATSRTTESIAGLLELQAKEATVIREGKEWLVPVDSLKIGDIILVRPGEKVPMDAEIISGETSIDEAMITGEPVPVEKKPGDSVIGATINFDGAFQAKITKRMEETVLESIIRLVEEAQGIKAPIQRLADRISGIFVPIVLGIAAVTFIIWYLVTGTVDGSLEAAIAVLVIACPCALGLATPTAIMAGTGKGAESGILFKGGEHLERTSKVDTIVFDKTGTLTEGKLEVSDKKAANDQFFPYLFLMEQQSEHPIAKAIIKMLEPENLDISAVKQGKIRAKAGHGMTGNLDDSKVELGAYRYVSSLTTIPKEDDELIESWMHAGKTVVAMAIDGVYAGALALSDTPRPEAKEAIQKLKAQGIKTAICSGDQSVVVENMAKDLGIDMFFAEQLPNDKSALVEKLQQEGHIVAFVGDGINDAPALAASDIGISIGTGTDIAIETGDVTLVSHRLTLIPETIELSKATMRNIRQNFFWALAYNCAGIPIAALGLLAPWVAGLAMAFSSVSVVTNALRLKRYKFKS; from the coding sequence ATGAGTGATAAATATGTAAGACAAGATTTAAACGTTTTTGGGATGACTTGTGCGGCGTGTTCCACGAGAATTGAAAAATCGTTAAATAAAGCGGAAGGTGTAGAAAAAGCGAACGTCAACTTAGTAACGGAAAATGCGGCCGTTTATTACGACCCAGAAGTGACATCAACAGAAGATTTGATAAAAGTGGTCAAACACGCAGGATATGACGCAGCGGAAAAAATGTCTAAAGAAGAAAAAGATGCTGTGTTAGAAAAGAATTTCAAAAAAGAAGTGAGGCGTTTTATTCTTTCGGCGGTTCTTTCCTTGCCATTACTTCTTACCATGGTGACACATATTCCGTATATTCATGAAATGGCGTTTGCGGAAACGATTGGTAACTGGATTAATCCAACCATCCAATTAATACTCGCAACGATTGTTCAGTTTTATATTGGTTGGCGGTTTTATGATGGGGCTTATAAAGCGCTTCGAGGTAAAAGCGCGAATATGGATGTATTAGTCGCACTGGGGACTTCTGCTGCTTATTTCTATAGTGTAGTGGAATACATTCGTCACATGATTGATCCGAGCCTGATGCCGCACTACTATTTTGAAACAAGTGCCGTGTTAATCACCTTAATCTTGCTAGGTAAATTACTCGAATCATACGCAACATCGAGAACAACCGAATCTATTGCTGGCTTACTTGAACTTCAAGCGAAAGAAGCAACCGTTATTCGCGAAGGAAAAGAATGGTTAGTGCCAGTAGATTCATTGAAAATTGGCGATATTATCCTCGTCCGTCCTGGGGAAAAAGTTCCGATGGATGCCGAAATTATTTCCGGAGAAACGAGTATTGATGAAGCGATGATTACTGGTGAACCTGTACCGGTAGAGAAGAAACCAGGCGATTCTGTCATTGGTGCAACGATTAACTTTGACGGGGCTTTCCAAGCAAAAATTACGAAACGAATGGAAGAAACCGTTCTAGAATCCATTATTCGTTTAGTGGAAGAAGCGCAAGGTATTAAAGCGCCAATTCAACGTTTGGCAGATAGAATTTCCGGCATATTTGTGCCTATTGTACTTGGTATTGCGGCTGTAACCTTTATTATTTGGTATCTTGTTACTGGAACGGTGGATGGTTCACTTGAAGCTGCGATTGCGGTATTAGTTATTGCCTGTCCCTGTGCGCTTGGCCTTGCAACGCCAACCGCTATCATGGCTGGAACTGGTAAAGGTGCCGAAAGTGGGATATTATTTAAAGGTGGCGAACATTTAGAACGTACTTCCAAAGTGGATACCATCGTTTTTGACAAAACTGGTACTTTAACAGAAGGTAAACTAGAAGTGAGTGATAAAAAAGCAGCCAATGATCAGTTTTTCCCTTATTTATTCTTAATGGAACAACAATCAGAGCATCCGATTGCGAAAGCGATTATTAAGATGTTAGAGCCAGAAAATTTGGATATATCTGCAGTCAAACAAGGGAAAATTCGCGCGAAAGCTGGGCATGGGATGACTGGTAATTTGGATGATAGTAAAGTGGAACTAGGTGCTTACCGCTATGTTTCTTCCCTTACAACAATCCCAAAAGAAGATGATGAATTAATCGAAAGTTGGATGCATGCAGGAAAAACAGTTGTAGCAATGGCAATCGATGGTGTATACGCAGGTGCTCTAGCTTTATCCGATACCCCGCGACCAGAAGCAAAAGAAGCCATCCAAAAACTAAAAGCACAAGGTATTAAAACGGCAATTTGTTCTGGTGACCAATCTGTTGTCGTAGAAAATATGGCGAAAGATTTAGGTATTGATATGTTCTTTGCCGAACAACTACCGAACGATAAGAGTGCCTTAGTTGAGAAATTACAGCAAGAAGGGCATATTGTTGCATTCGTTGGTGATGGGATTAATGATGCTCCGGCTCTTGCAGCGAGTGATATTGGTATTAGTATCGGAACTGGAACAGACATTGCGATTGAAACAGGGGATGTTACACTTGTAAGTCATCGTCTAACGCTTATTCCAGAAACAATCGAACTTTCCAAAGCAACGATGCGAAATATCCGTCAAAACTTTTTCTGGGCGCTTGCTTATAACTGTGCGGGTATCCCAATTGCTGCACTCGGTTTACTTGCCCCGTGGGTAGCAGGACTTGCGATGGCATTTAGTTCCGTTTCAGTTGTCACAAACGCACTTCGCTTAAAAAGATATAAATTTAAATCATAG
- the msrA gene encoding peptide-methionine (S)-S-oxide reductase MsrA: protein MTKESLEKATFAGGCFWCMVKPFDTQPGIEKVVSGYTGGHTVNPTYKEVCSGTTGHTEAIQITFDPAVFPYEKLVEVYWQQTDPTDAAGQFVDRGDSYRPVIFYHNEEQKEIAEKSKAALDASGRFKKPIVTEIAKAETFYPAEEYHQDFYKKEKAHYEGYQVASGRAAFIDANWKG from the coding sequence ATGACAAAAGAATCACTTGAAAAAGCAACATTTGCTGGAGGATGCTTTTGGTGTATGGTAAAACCTTTTGACACGCAACCGGGAATTGAAAAAGTTGTTTCAGGTTACACGGGTGGTCATACGGTTAATCCAACCTATAAAGAAGTTTGCAGCGGGACAACAGGACATACAGAAGCAATCCAAATCACATTTGATCCGGCGGTTTTTCCATATGAGAAATTAGTCGAAGTATATTGGCAACAAACCGATCCAACTGATGCGGCGGGCCAATTTGTTGATCGTGGCGATTCGTATCGTCCAGTTATTTTTTACCACAATGAAGAGCAAAAAGAAATTGCTGAAAAATCAAAAGCAGCACTTGATGCGAGTGGTAGATTTAAAAAGCCTATTGTCACAGAAATTGCCAAAGCAGAAACATTTTATCCTGCTGAAGAATATCATCAAGATTTTTACAAAAAAGAAAAAGCGCACTATGAGGGATATCAAGTTGCTTCAGGTCGTGCTGCATTCATAGATGCCAACTGGAAAGGGTGA
- the copZ gene encoding copper chaperone CopZ, with amino-acid sequence MEKLTFNIEGMTCSHCEARVTKALSEVNGVKSAVVSLDEGTATVEFEKGQVTEDMLIDAVEEAGYEVA; translated from the coding sequence ATGGAAAAATTAACATTCAATATAGAAGGTATGACTTGTTCTCACTGTGAGGCTCGCGTAACAAAAGCTTTATCAGAAGTTAATGGCGTGAAAAGTGCAGTAGTATCACTAGATGAAGGAACAGCTACTGTTGAGTTTGAAAAAGGACAAGTGACAGAAGATATGCTAATTGATGCCGTTGAAGAAGCGGGATATGAAGTAGCTTAA
- a CDS encoding YozE family protein has product MGRSFYHFLMTYRDPKLTDQKTEFANNAYRDHSFPKQTRNYHILCDYLEFNAPYLPGMSIFDELWDAYLLDEEKNKH; this is encoded by the coding sequence TTGGGAAGATCATTTTATCATTTTTTAATGACATATCGGGACCCGAAGCTAACAGATCAGAAAACGGAATTTGCCAACAATGCATACCGAGATCATAGTTTTCCAAAGCAAACAAGAAACTATCATATTCTTTGTGATTATCTGGAGTTTAATGCGCCGTATTTACCAGGAATGTCTATTTTCGATGAACTTTGGGATGCTTATTTGCTAGATGAAGAGAAAAACAAACACTAG
- the csoR gene encoding copper-sensing transcriptional repressor CsoR, translating into MKHDQPIVPRKEEETKLLQNRLRRIEGQIRGIAQMVEDDRYCTDILVQISAANKALKNVGLQVLEHHTAHCVVDAAKNGEDDVMEDLLKAIRQFSKT; encoded by the coding sequence ATGAAACATGACCAACCCATTGTTCCACGCAAAGAGGAAGAAACGAAATTACTTCAAAATCGTTTGCGACGTATCGAAGGCCAAATTCGCGGTATCGCTCAAATGGTCGAGGATGATAGATATTGTACAGACATTTTAGTTCAAATTTCAGCAGCGAATAAAGCACTTAAAAATGTTGGTTTACAAGTGCTGGAACATCATACGGCGCACTGTGTGGTGGATGCGGCAAAAAATGGAGAAGATGACGTAATGGAGGACTTACTTAAAGCAATACGTCAATTTTCGAAAACCTGA
- a CDS encoding metal ABC transporter ATP-binding protein yields the protein MKIQGLTIAYKQKVAIDNVTLQIASGKLTGIVGPNGAGKSTLLKGMMGLIPREQGQVTLADKPLSYWRKKIAYVPQRSEVDLTFPITVFDMVLLGTYPALGLIKRPGKKEKQLALDALEQVEMTGFMKRQIGELSGGQLQRVFIARALAQHAEIFFLDEPFAGIDMTSEALIMRLLKKLRDNGKTIVVVHHDFHKVAAYFDDIILLNKKLVAHGPVEQTFTEEKIQFAYGDAPIAFATGV from the coding sequence ATGAAAATTCAAGGTTTAACGATAGCGTACAAACAAAAAGTGGCGATAGACAATGTCACACTTCAAATAGCATCAGGTAAATTAACAGGCATCGTTGGTCCAAATGGGGCTGGCAAATCGACCTTATTAAAAGGGATGATGGGATTAATTCCGCGTGAACAAGGACAAGTCACTTTAGCGGATAAACCACTTTCCTACTGGAGAAAGAAAATCGCCTACGTACCGCAACGAAGCGAAGTAGATTTAACTTTCCCTATTACCGTTTTTGATATGGTGTTGCTCGGAACGTATCCAGCGCTCGGACTAATTAAACGTCCAGGGAAGAAAGAGAAACAACTTGCATTAGATGCCTTAGAGCAAGTGGAAATGACCGGCTTTATGAAAAGACAAATTGGTGAACTATCTGGTGGTCAATTGCAACGGGTATTCATTGCACGCGCACTTGCCCAACACGCTGAGATTTTTTTCTTAGATGAACCGTTTGCTGGTATTGATATGACCAGTGAGGCGCTGATAATGCGACTGTTAAAAAAATTAAGAGACAACGGAAAAACGATTGTCGTCGTACATCATGATTTTCATAAAGTGGCTGCCTACTTTGATGATATTATTTTACTCAATAAAAAATTAGTAGCGCATGGCCCAGTGGAACAAACATTTACAGAAGAAAAAATTCAATTTGCTTATGGTGATGCACCGATAGCATTTGCGACGGGGGTGTAG
- the msrB gene encoding peptide-methionine (R)-S-oxide reductase MsrB produces MDESKKNERLKQLTDIQYKVTQKAGTERPFQNEFYDNAAKGIYVDIVSGKPLFSSNDQYDAGCGWPSFTKPIDETEVIEHRDLSHGMIRTEVKSADADSHLGHVFPDGPQDKGGLRYCINSAALRFVPVDKLEEEGYQAYKKIFE; encoded by the coding sequence ATGGATGAAAGTAAAAAGAACGAGCGACTTAAACAACTAACAGATATACAATATAAGGTAACCCAAAAAGCAGGTACTGAACGCCCATTTCAAAACGAGTTTTATGATAATGCGGCAAAAGGGATTTATGTAGATATTGTTTCTGGTAAGCCGCTTTTTTCATCCAATGATCAATACGATGCTGGCTGTGGTTGGCCAAGTTTCACTAAGCCAATTGATGAGACAGAAGTAATCGAACATAGAGATTTATCGCATGGTATGATTCGGACAGAAGTGAAATCTGCTGATGCGGATTCCCATTTAGGGCATGTTTTTCCAGATGGACCACAAGATAAGGGTGGACTTCGCTACTGCATTAACTCCGCAGCGCTCAGATTCGTCCCTGTGGATAAGTTAGAAGAAGAAGGCTACCAAGCATACAAAAAAATCTTTGAATAA
- a CDS encoding MarR family winged helix-turn-helix transcriptional regulator, translated as METYLEIETLIKRIFNSFRHEVEAVLDKRLSGSEYRVLSLISSGLTKTSELAKTLDVSASHITAITDTLVEEQFITRHRSEVDRRIIELRLTPNAEEFVQEIDKKKKEMIVKRFAVFSEQEQAEFRKLLKKLADGSIK; from the coding sequence ATGGAAACATACTTAGAAATTGAAACATTAATTAAGCGGATTTTTAATAGTTTTCGTCATGAAGTAGAAGCAGTACTCGACAAAAGATTAAGTGGTAGTGAGTACCGGGTCTTGAGCTTGATTTCTAGTGGGCTTACGAAAACATCAGAATTAGCTAAAACGCTTGATGTTTCAGCCAGTCACATCACAGCCATTACCGATACTTTAGTCGAAGAGCAGTTTATTACACGACATCGTTCTGAAGTAGACCGCCGAATTATCGAACTAAGACTAACACCAAACGCCGAGGAATTTGTTCAAGAAATTGATAAAAAGAAAAAAGAAATGATTGTAAAACGTTTTGCTGTTTTTTCCGAGCAGGAGCAAGCGGAATTCCGCAAACTCCTCAAAAAATTAGCAGACGGCTCTATCAAATAA
- a CDS encoding D-alanyl-D-alanine carboxypeptidase family protein, producing the protein MSSLLTIALAISISCVHTVEDQYFGGTNADSIAKVEQKSSGNQTLAELKKDPLYPYIDKQNKLTKKNGIEYIENEENILVLANKDYSLQPTYTPPDLVRPNVTFSFGNQQVEKAQLRKEAATALEEMFTAANKDGKKLFAVSGYRSYKRQQEVFQAEVNAKGDQKAREAVAYPGTSEHQTGLAMDISSESQSYELTEAFGTTPEGKWLQENAHNYGFILRYMKGREAITKYQYESWHYRYVGKDAATIIYENNWTLEEFFEHVEALQKKVDAAK; encoded by the coding sequence ATGAGTTCTTTATTAACAATCGCTTTAGCCATTAGCATCAGTTGTGTCCACACGGTGGAAGACCAATATTTCGGTGGAACAAATGCTGATTCCATTGCTAAAGTAGAACAAAAATCGTCAGGTAATCAAACGCTCGCAGAATTAAAAAAAGATCCGCTTTATCCTTATATTGACAAACAAAATAAATTAACCAAAAAAAATGGTATAGAGTATATTGAAAACGAGGAAAATATACTGGTTTTAGCCAATAAAGATTATTCTTTGCAACCGACATATACCCCCCCTGACTTAGTTCGACCGAATGTAACCTTTTCTTTCGGTAACCAACAAGTCGAAAAAGCGCAACTCAGAAAAGAGGCAGCTACTGCATTAGAAGAAATGTTTACGGCCGCGAACAAAGATGGCAAGAAACTATTTGCGGTATCTGGTTATCGTTCGTATAAGCGCCAACAAGAGGTCTTCCAAGCAGAAGTAAATGCCAAAGGGGACCAAAAAGCAAGAGAAGCAGTAGCCTATCCAGGGACAAGTGAACATCAAACTGGTTTAGCGATGGATATTTCTTCAGAAAGCCAATCATATGAGCTAACAGAAGCTTTTGGGACAACTCCTGAAGGCAAATGGCTGCAAGAAAATGCTCATAACTATGGTTTTATCTTGCGTTATATGAAAGGTCGAGAAGCTATCACAAAGTACCAGTATGAATCTTGGCATTATCGTTATGTTGGTAAAGATGCCGCAACAATTATTTATGAAAACAACTGGACATTAGAAGAATTTTTTGAACATGTAGAGGCACTTCAAAAGAAAGTAGATGCCGCTAAATAA
- a CDS encoding metal ABC transporter permease translates to MLFLEGLMQYSFLQKALITSVTVGIVSGVIGSFIILRGMSLMGDAISHAVLPGVAISYMMGINFFIGAATFGIAAALGIGFVNQKSRIKNDTAIGIVFSAFFALGIILISFAKSSTDLYHILFGNVLAVRSSDMWMTIIIAIIVISLVALFYKEFLVSSFDPVMAEAYGLNVKFLHYFLMLLLTLVTVSALQTVGIILVVAMLITPAATAYLLTNKLSKMIVLASTFGAVSAIIGLYFSYIFNLASGAAMVLVATIIFFIAFLFAPKQGLLFSKKREVIE, encoded by the coding sequence ATGTTGTTTTTAGAAGGCTTAATGCAATATAGTTTTTTACAAAAGGCGCTTATTACCTCCGTGACAGTTGGAATTGTGTCTGGTGTAATTGGTAGTTTTATCATTTTACGCGGAATGTCACTTATGGGGGATGCGATTTCTCATGCGGTGTTACCTGGTGTGGCGATTTCTTATATGATGGGGATCAACTTCTTTATTGGAGCTGCCACATTTGGGATTGCGGCCGCGCTTGGCATCGGTTTTGTTAATCAAAAAAGCCGGATAAAAAATGATACAGCAATTGGGATTGTTTTTAGTGCATTTTTCGCACTCGGGATTATTTTAATATCCTTTGCGAAAAGTAGTACGGATTTGTATCATATTCTATTTGGGAATGTGCTCGCGGTGCGGAGTTCGGATATGTGGATGACCATTATTATTGCCATTATCGTCATTTCATTAGTCGCATTATTTTATAAAGAATTTCTCGTTAGTTCGTTTGATCCAGTGATGGCAGAGGCATATGGACTTAATGTGAAATTCCTGCATTACTTCTTGATGTTACTTTTAACGCTTGTAACGGTTTCGGCTTTGCAAACGGTTGGCATTATTTTAGTGGTGGCGATGTTAATTACACCAGCAGCGACGGCTTATCTGCTTACGAATAAATTATCCAAAATGATTGTTCTTGCCTCTACCTTTGGGGCAGTGAGCGCGATTATCGGACTTTACTTTAGTTATATTTTCAACTTAGCATCCGGTGCGGCAATGGTACTAGTTGCGACCATTATTTTCTTTATCGCCTTTTTATTCGCACCAAAACAAGGTTTATTATTTTCTAAAAAGAGGGAGGTTATCGAATGA
- the deoD gene encoding purine-nucleoside phosphorylase: MSVHIEAKQGEIAETILLPGDPLRAKYIAETFLEDVVLFNQVRGMLGFTGTYKGEKVSVMGTGMGIPSISIYVNELIQSYDVKNLIRVGTMGGIQADVKVRDVVIAQAASTDSQINRNTFAGVDFAPVADFSLLKKAYDAGIEKGLSLKVGNVFSADRFYNDQLDKQQLADYGVLGIEMEAAALYTLAQKYGRRALAILTVSDHIFTGEETSAEERQTTFNDMIVVALEAAIK; the protein is encoded by the coding sequence ATGAGCGTACATATCGAAGCGAAACAAGGGGAAATTGCAGAAACGATTTTATTACCAGGAGATCCATTAAGAGCAAAATACATTGCTGAAACATTTTTAGAAGATGTTGTGTTATTTAACCAAGTGAGAGGTATGCTTGGATTTACCGGTACATACAAAGGCGAAAAAGTTTCTGTTATGGGAACGGGTATGGGAATTCCATCTATTTCGATTTATGTAAATGAATTAATTCAAAGCTATGATGTGAAAAACTTGATTCGCGTAGGTACTATGGGCGGCATTCAAGCGGACGTTAAAGTACGTGATGTTGTCATTGCACAAGCGGCTTCCACAGATTCACAAATTAATCGCAATACTTTTGCTGGTGTAGATTTTGCCCCAGTTGCTGATTTTTCTCTTCTAAAAAAAGCGTATGATGCAGGTATCGAAAAAGGATTATCGCTTAAAGTAGGGAATGTTTTTTCGGCAGATCGTTTTTATAATGATCAACTAGACAAACAACAATTGGCAGACTATGGTGTGCTTGGAATTGAGATGGAAGCAGCGGCACTTTATACGTTAGCACAAAAATATGGTCGTCGTGCTTTAGCTATTTTAACTGTAAGTGACCATATTTTTACCGGAGAAGAAACATCCGCGGAAGAGCGCCAAACTACTTTCAATGATATGATTGTTGTGGCACTTGAAGCAGCAATAAAATAA
- a CDS encoding S41 family peptidase, which produces MEESPQNEPEKVEKDEEQKSKPGNGYIKMKLFPFIMLLFAFVFVTALVTTIVMSLGDDKQVKVSIPERKEFTKLYDVYDEITSKYYKDTKSTTMIDGAISGMVNSLDDPYSTFMSKKESSDFNDTISASFEGIGAEIQEKDGAIVVVSPIKNSPAEKAGIRPQDIITQVDGKSVKGDTATEATQKIRGEKGTKVTLTIQRSNEDKPFDVTITRDEIPIETVYKEMGSDKIAHVTISTFSETTYDELEKALKSLEKDGMKGLVIDLRGNPGGLLDQAVSIASLFVPDGKIVVQEQGKDGDKSAIKADSSSHGDYKVKVPTTMLIDGGSASASEILAAAAKESGGIKLVGTKSFGKGTVQTATTLSDESTLKLTVAKWLTPNSEWIHEKGITPDVVVNMPNYATMTIPSSTKVYQNGDFGDDVRTIETMLKALDYNVGKVDGLYDIDTKYAVERFQAANKLDVTGIMTGVTTDKLVELTQKHLKETDPQLQKAKALVK; this is translated from the coding sequence ATGGAAGAATCCCCACAGAACGAACCAGAAAAAGTGGAGAAAGACGAAGAACAAAAATCAAAACCTGGCAATGGTTATATAAAAATGAAGTTATTCCCATTTATAATGCTATTATTCGCTTTTGTATTTGTGACAGCATTAGTGACGACAATTGTTATGTCTCTAGGGGATGACAAGCAAGTAAAAGTGAGCATTCCAGAACGAAAAGAATTTACCAAGCTTTACGATGTATACGACGAAATTACAAGCAAATATTATAAAGATACCAAATCTACTACGATGATAGACGGGGCAATAAGTGGTATGGTTAATTCGCTAGATGATCCATACTCCACTTTCATGTCGAAAAAAGAATCATCAGATTTTAACGACACGATTTCTGCTAGTTTTGAAGGCATTGGTGCGGAGATTCAAGAAAAAGATGGTGCTATTGTAGTTGTTTCGCCAATCAAAAACTCACCAGCTGAAAAAGCTGGGATACGCCCACAAGATATTATCACACAAGTAGACGGCAAATCTGTTAAAGGCGACACGGCAACAGAGGCAACACAAAAAATCCGCGGTGAAAAAGGGACAAAAGTAACCCTGACAATTCAACGTTCCAACGAAGATAAGCCATTTGATGTCACGATTACCCGCGATGAAATTCCCATCGAAACAGTATATAAAGAAATGGGTAGCGACAAAATTGCGCACGTAACGATTAGTACGTTTTCTGAAACTACCTATGATGAGCTTGAAAAAGCATTAAAATCACTCGAAAAAGACGGTATGAAGGGTCTTGTCATTGACTTACGAGGAAATCCTGGTGGATTGCTTGATCAAGCCGTTTCCATCGCTAGCCTATTTGTTCCTGATGGTAAAATTGTCGTGCAAGAGCAAGGAAAAGACGGTGATAAATCAGCCATTAAAGCGGATAGTAGTTCACATGGAGACTATAAAGTAAAAGTACCAACCACTATGTTAATAGATGGTGGTAGCGCAAGTGCTTCAGAAATCCTTGCTGCAGCAGCAAAAGAATCTGGTGGCATTAAACTTGTAGGAACAAAATCTTTTGGTAAAGGTACTGTCCAAACTGCAACAACGTTATCCGACGAATCCACCCTTAAATTGACTGTCGCAAAATGGTTGACGCCAAATAGCGAATGGATTCATGAAAAAGGTATTACGCCAGATGTGGTTGTGAACATGCCAAATTATGCAACCATGACTATTCCTTCCTCCACAAAAGTCTATCAAAATGGCGATTTCGGTGATGATGTAAGAACCATCGAAACGATGTTAAAAGCGCTAGATTATAATGTTGGAAAAGTAGATGGCTTATACGATATAGATACAAAATATGCTGTGGAGAGATTCCAAGCAGCAAACAAATTAGATGTGACGGGAATTATGACAGGTGTCACAACCGATAAATTAGTCGAATTAACGCAAAAACATCTAAAAGAAACAGATCCACAACTACAAAAAGCTAAAGCCTTGGTGAAGTAA
- a CDS encoding Gfo/Idh/MocA family protein: MLKVAVVGLGGIAQKAYLPVFAEMENIEVHLYTRDAQKLKHLSEKYRFDHYHQSIHSMIESGVNAAFVHSSTASHPEVIRTFLAHHIPVYVDKPIADNLSEVEELTRLAEEQNTLLMTGFNRRYAPKYQELKALTDANMIIMQKNRAAQPGEARTFIYDDFIHVIDTIRFLLDAKIEQLHVVPVWQEDLLASITVQITAGDKVATAIMNRDSGVNEERLAVMTPNAKYEVENVTEMHIYEGTTERFERFGDWETTLYKRGFVSIIQAFLTAVRNGEKASISKEDALETHRLAEKILRKIEN; the protein is encoded by the coding sequence ATGTTAAAAGTTGCAGTAGTAGGCCTTGGAGGCATTGCCCAAAAAGCATACTTGCCAGTTTTTGCGGAAATGGAAAATATCGAGGTACATCTTTATACGAGGGATGCTCAGAAATTAAAGCATTTAAGTGAGAAATATCGTTTTGATCATTATCATCAAAGTATTCATTCTATGATTGAGTCTGGCGTGAATGCGGCGTTTGTGCATTCATCTACAGCAAGTCACCCAGAAGTAATCCGGACCTTTCTAGCACATCATATTCCAGTTTATGTGGATAAACCAATTGCCGATAATTTATCCGAAGTAGAAGAATTAACACGTCTAGCAGAAGAACAAAATACGTTACTTATGACTGGCTTTAATCGCCGTTACGCGCCAAAATATCAAGAATTAAAAGCCTTAACAGACGCTAACATGATTATTATGCAAAAAAATCGTGCGGCGCAACCCGGTGAAGCTCGTACATTTATTTATGATGATTTTATTCATGTCATTGATACCATACGTTTTTTACTAGATGCCAAAATAGAACAATTACACGTTGTTCCGGTATGGCAAGAGGACCTTTTAGCAAGTATAACAGTGCAAATTACAGCGGGAGATAAAGTGGCTACTGCCATCATGAATCGTGATAGCGGTGTAAACGAAGAACGTTTAGCTGTAATGACACCAAACGCCAAATATGAAGTTGAAAATGTTACAGAAATGCATATTTATGAAGGCACGACAGAACGTTTTGAGCGTTTTGGTGACTGGGAGACAACGCTTTATAAAAGAGGTTTTGTATCAATTATCCAAGCCTTTTTAACGGCTGTGCGAAATGGAGAAAAAGCGTCAATTTCCAAGGAAGATGCACTAGAAACGCATCGACTTGCAGAAAAAATTCTACGTAAAATCGAAAATTAA